The following proteins are co-located in the Planococcus plakortidis genome:
- a CDS encoding M20 family metallopeptidase, protein MDPIFQTLQSQQSLMEDYLKTLVEMESPSHDKEALDEVAEWLSQTFKDLTGGTTTIIPDNQYGNHVRCEFGQGDSQLLILSHFDTVWPKGTLERMPFKKENGIAYGPGVFDMKSGLIQGLFALKALKDAGIELDKKVVFFFDSDEEIGNPSSRTYIEEEAKKSDAVFVLEPALSDEGSLKTSRKGVAIYDIEVNGISAHAGIAPEEGSSAITELAYQTLFLNSLNDYEQGTTFNVGKVSGGTANNVVAEKSQATLDVRAKTKSEFDRVIPIIQNLKPHFKGTEVITRGGVNRFPLERDDRVLELFQTAQEIGKTRLNIELTEKETGGGSDGNLTAPLAPTLDGLGQWVAGHTQSTNKLYWRR, encoded by the coding sequence ATGGATCCAATTTTTCAAACTTTGCAAAGCCAGCAATCGCTGATGGAAGACTATTTAAAAACTCTGGTGGAGATGGAATCTCCTTCCCACGATAAGGAAGCACTTGATGAAGTGGCGGAATGGCTATCTCAAACATTCAAGGATTTGACCGGTGGAACAACCACCATCATACCGGATAATCAATATGGCAACCATGTACGCTGCGAGTTTGGTCAAGGCGATTCCCAGCTTCTCATACTCAGTCATTTCGACACCGTCTGGCCGAAAGGCACATTGGAAAGGATGCCTTTCAAAAAAGAAAACGGCATTGCTTACGGACCGGGAGTTTTTGATATGAAATCCGGCCTTATTCAAGGTCTGTTCGCTTTAAAGGCATTGAAGGATGCAGGAATAGAGCTGGATAAGAAAGTCGTTTTCTTTTTTGATTCTGACGAAGAAATCGGTAATCCATCTTCCCGGACTTATATAGAAGAAGAAGCTAAAAAGAGTGATGCGGTCTTTGTCCTGGAACCCGCATTATCCGATGAAGGCAGTTTGAAGACGTCCCGAAAAGGTGTCGCGATTTATGACATTGAAGTCAATGGGATATCTGCCCACGCAGGAATTGCGCCCGAAGAAGGCAGCAGCGCCATTACGGAACTGGCTTATCAAACCTTGTTCCTCAATTCATTAAACGATTATGAACAAGGGACGACATTCAATGTCGGTAAAGTCTCCGGCGGCACTGCGAACAATGTAGTGGCAGAAAAATCCCAAGCAACGCTAGATGTCCGGGCGAAGACAAAAAGCGAATTCGACCGTGTCATTCCGATTATCCAGAACCTGAAGCCTCATTTTAAAGGAACTGAAGTAATCACTAGGGGCGGAGTCAATCGTTTTCCACTTGAAAGAGATGACCGCGTCCTTGAATTATTCCAGACCGCTCAAGAAATCGGTAAAACCCGATTAAATATTGAACTGACAGAGAAAGAGACCGGCGGTGGCAGTGACGGCAATCTCACAGCACCTCTCGCACCGACTTTGGATGGTCTGGGGCAGTGGGTCGCGGGGCACACGCAATCGACGAACAAATTGTATTGGAGAAGATGA
- a CDS encoding MurR/RpiR family transcriptional regulator, with product MSVESLVTEIYEKLPKGQKKVAEYLLRNHVEFSISTASQIAKRIDVSEATVIRFSYALNYKSFSHMQKSFQAEFLADPNSESLQESSFQLDDPNNDLINKIVTRETEILQQMQGMDRKIFWQTADLLMNTKHVKIVGNLASYAAAYWFYLKLNMMRENVTLLSNELNASFDNLLLTEPEETIFILISMPSYVVSTLNIGKHAKEQGAKILTITDRKLSPTGRIADICLTTDIGIHSEAMISISSVMSLINLITSGIESKYEDEISERVRSINKYYTDTNFVIE from the coding sequence ATGAGCGTAGAATCCCTAGTTACTGAAATTTACGAAAAACTTCCGAAAGGTCAGAAAAAAGTAGCAGAATACCTCCTGCGCAATCACGTAGAATTTAGTATTTCGACTGCTTCCCAGATTGCTAAAAGAATTGATGTCAGTGAAGCGACAGTGATTCGCTTTTCTTATGCACTTAATTATAAAAGTTTTTCACATATGCAAAAAAGCTTTCAGGCGGAATTTCTGGCAGATCCAAATTCTGAAAGCTTACAGGAATCATCCTTTCAGCTCGATGATCCAAATAATGATCTTATAAATAAGATTGTTACAAGGGAAACGGAAATTTTACAGCAAATGCAAGGTATGGACCGGAAAATTTTTTGGCAAACCGCTGATTTATTGATGAACACCAAGCATGTCAAAATTGTGGGCAATTTGGCTTCCTACGCTGCCGCTTACTGGTTTTATCTCAAGCTCAACATGATGCGAGAGAATGTCACCTTGTTATCGAATGAACTTAATGCTTCTTTTGATAATTTGCTGCTGACAGAACCTGAAGAAACGATCTTCATCCTAATTTCAATGCCGAGCTATGTTGTTAGTACATTGAACATCGGCAAACACGCAAAGGAACAGGGAGCAAAAATTTTAACCATTACGGATAGGAAGCTTTCACCTACCGGGCGCATAGCTGATATTTGCCTAACTACTGACATCGGAATTCATTCGGAAGCGATGATTTCCATTTCATCCGTGATGAGTTTGATTAACCTAATTACCTCAGGTATTGAATCCAAATACGAAGATGAGATTTCCGAACGTGTCCGTTCGATCAATAAATACTATACCGATACGAATTTCGTTATCGAGTAG
- a CDS encoding PQQ-dependent sugar dehydrogenase yields MTKVSWSRFMFFTMLIFLLALAACGGNDETSNEGSTNDSDAPTEESADEGTDESTSAEPAETEPKVTEFEPAFPEQTRAPAVETETEINEEVVVEGLGVTWGMVEFEPNRLLVTQRDSAEVLIVNFEDGSVSDPIEGTPEVNSEDQGGLLDVTIAPDFDESRLVFLTFSQDVEGGTVTALGKGVLSEDEASLENFEVIFQATPAYDGTLHYGGRIIFDDDGNLFLTTGERSDDASRDRAQELDAYLGKVIHITQDGQPVETNPFVEDEDALDGIYSYGHRNIQGIDFNPETGDLWIVEFGPQAGDELNIIEPGNNYGWPIVSYGIEYTGELVNDGISEHEAQGFIEPRYYWDPTSAPSGMSFYNNDAIPEWENNLFIGGLMPNYIVRVVIEDDIIVGEERLLTDEAQRFRDILVTEDGALIASTDGGLIYKLSAAN; encoded by the coding sequence ATGACGAAAGTTTCGTGGTCCAGATTCATGTTCTTTACAATGCTGATCTTTCTATTGGCTCTGGCAGCATGTGGAGGCAATGATGAAACTTCAAACGAAGGATCAACGAATGACTCGGATGCTCCAACAGAAGAAAGTGCTGACGAGGGCACTGATGAAAGTACAAGTGCAGAACCTGCAGAAACTGAACCGAAAGTTACTGAGTTTGAGCCGGCATTTCCGGAACAGACAAGGGCACCTGCAGTAGAGACTGAAACAGAAATTAATGAGGAAGTTGTTGTTGAGGGTCTTGGCGTGACTTGGGGCATGGTGGAGTTTGAACCAAACCGCTTACTTGTTACGCAAAGGGATTCAGCGGAAGTTCTTATTGTAAACTTTGAAGATGGCTCTGTTTCAGATCCGATCGAAGGTACACCAGAAGTGAATAGCGAAGATCAGGGTGGTTTGCTTGATGTCACCATTGCACCTGATTTCGACGAATCAAGATTAGTTTTTCTGACGTTTTCTCAAGATGTTGAAGGTGGTACTGTTACTGCTCTCGGTAAAGGTGTTTTATCAGAAGATGAAGCCTCACTGGAAAATTTTGAAGTCATCTTCCAAGCGACACCAGCATATGATGGTACCTTGCACTATGGTGGACGTATTATCTTTGATGATGATGGCAACCTGTTCTTAACGACTGGTGAGCGTTCAGATGACGCAAGTCGTGACCGTGCACAAGAATTGGATGCTTATTTAGGTAAAGTCATTCATATTACACAAGATGGACAACCCGTAGAGACAAATCCATTTGTCGAAGATGAAGACGCACTGGATGGTATTTACAGCTACGGTCACCGTAATATTCAAGGTATAGACTTCAATCCTGAAACAGGAGACTTATGGATTGTTGAATTCGGTCCACAAGCTGGGGATGAACTGAATATCATTGAACCAGGCAATAACTATGGATGGCCGATTGTTTCTTATGGTATCGAGTACACCGGTGAATTAGTCAATGATGGTATTTCAGAACATGAGGCGCAAGGCTTTATTGAACCAAGATATTATTGGGATCCGACAAGTGCTCCAAGTGGTATGTCTTTCTATAATAACGACGCAATCCCTGAATGGGAGAATAACTTGTTCATCGGTGGATTAATGCCGAACTATATTGTACGTGTCGTTATTGAAGATGACATCATCGTTGGAGAAGAACGTCTATTGACTGACGAGGCCCAACGTTTCCGTGATATTCTTGTAACTGAGGATGGCGCGCTTATTGCAAGCACGGATGGCGGTCTGATTTATAAGCTTTCTGCAGCCAATTAA